The proteins below come from a single Molothrus ater isolate BHLD 08-10-18 breed brown headed cowbird chromosome 33, BPBGC_Mater_1.1, whole genome shotgun sequence genomic window:
- the LOC118700764 gene encoding class I histocompatibility antigen, F10 alpha chain-like isoform X4 produces MAPALGLGVLWGLLGLLGNPGCATKVLHSLHYLSVAVSEPSPGIPQFMSIGYLDGIPFARYDSERGRAEPLTQWMKDGVEPEYWESETQINVRNQHISARDLETLRERYNQSRGLHTNLRVYGCDLLSDGSVRGSERHSYDGRDFISFDLGSRRWVAADSAAEITRRRWEEEGTMAEAQTNYLNHICPEWLQKYVGYGQKELERKEPPDVHVSGREEHGMLILSCHAYGFYPNTITVSWMKEGETLDQETEWGGIVPNSDGTFHTWARIEALPEEQEQYRCRVEHPGMPEPGIFAWEPTSGGNLSMVVSVSVIAAILILIFIGFGVWKLQSGRRDRNGYNPAAGKDVGTNGLSTVITA; encoded by the exons ATGGCTCCagcgctggggctgggggtgctctgggggctcctggggctcttGGGGAACCCAGGGTGTGCGACCAAAG tTCTCCACTCCCTGCATTACCTGAGTGTGGCAGTGTCAGAGCCCAGCCCGGGGATCCCCCAGTTCATGTCCATTGGGTACCTGGATGGGATCCCCTTCGCGCGCTACGACagcgagcggggccgggcagaGCCGCTGACACAGTGGATGAAGGATGGAGTCGAGCCGGAATATTGGGAGAGTGAGACCCAGATCAATGTGAGGAACCAGCACATCAGTGCCAGGGACCTGGAGACACTGCGGGAGCGATACAACCAGAGCAGGG GTCTCCATACAAACTTGCGAGTTTATGGCTGTGACCTCCTGTCCGATGGGAGTGTTCGTGGATCTGAGCGGCACAGCTACGATGGACGGGATTTCATCTCCTTTGACCTGGGATCCAGGAGATGGGTGGCGGCCGACAGCGCTGCTGAGATCACCAGGAGGCgctgggaagaggaagggaCCATGGCTGAGGCACAGACGAATTACCTGAACCACATCTGCCCCGAATGGCTCCAGAAATACGTCGGGTAcgggcagaaggagctggagcgCAAAG AGCCCCCTGATGTCCACGTGTCCGGAAGAGAGGAACACGGGATGCTGATCCTGTCCTGCCACGCGTACGGATTCTACCCCAACACCATCACAGTCAGCTGGATGAAGGAGGGTGAAACCTTGGATCAGGAGACGGAGTGGGGCGGGATCGTTCCCAACAGCGACGGCACCTTCCACACCTGGGCCAGGATCGAGGCGCTGCcggaggagcaggagcagtaCCGGTGCAGGGTGGAGCATCCCGGAATGCCAGAGCCCGGGATCTTCGCTTGGG AGCCGACATCTGGCGGGAATCTCTCCATGGTGGTCTCTGTGTCCGTCATCGCtgccatcctcatcctcatcttcatcgGATTCGGCGTCTGGAAGCTCCAATCCG ggaggagggacaggaatGGATACAACCCAGCAGCCG gaaaagatgTGGGAACCAATGGCTTGAGCACAG TAATCACCGCCTGA
- the LOC118700764 gene encoding class I histocompatibility antigen, F10 alpha chain-like isoform X2, with amino-acid sequence MAPALGLGVLWGLLGLLGNPGCATKVLHSLHYLSVAVSEPSPGIPQFMSIGYLDGIPFARYDSERGRAEPLTQWMKDGVEPEYWESETQINVRNQHISARDLETLRERYNQSRGLHTNLRVYGCDLLSDGSVRGSERHSYDGRDFISFDLGSRRWVAADSAAEITRRRWEEEGTMAEAQTNYLNHICPEWLQKYVGYGQKELERKEPPDVHVSGREEHGMLILSCHAYGFYPNTITVSWMKEGETLDQETEWGGIVPNSDGTFHTWARIEALPEEQEQYRCRVEHPGMPEPGIFAWEPTSGGNLSMVVSVSVIAAILILIFIGFGVWKLQSGNTWDGGREGTRIHPAPFWESCDTDADPTLFPQGGGTGMDTTQQPVSSNGGSSSGSPLCGSQDGSWG; translated from the exons ATGGCTCCagcgctggggctgggggtgctctgggggctcctggggctcttGGGGAACCCAGGGTGTGCGACCAAAG tTCTCCACTCCCTGCATTACCTGAGTGTGGCAGTGTCAGAGCCCAGCCCGGGGATCCCCCAGTTCATGTCCATTGGGTACCTGGATGGGATCCCCTTCGCGCGCTACGACagcgagcggggccgggcagaGCCGCTGACACAGTGGATGAAGGATGGAGTCGAGCCGGAATATTGGGAGAGTGAGACCCAGATCAATGTGAGGAACCAGCACATCAGTGCCAGGGACCTGGAGACACTGCGGGAGCGATACAACCAGAGCAGGG GTCTCCATACAAACTTGCGAGTTTATGGCTGTGACCTCCTGTCCGATGGGAGTGTTCGTGGATCTGAGCGGCACAGCTACGATGGACGGGATTTCATCTCCTTTGACCTGGGATCCAGGAGATGGGTGGCGGCCGACAGCGCTGCTGAGATCACCAGGAGGCgctgggaagaggaagggaCCATGGCTGAGGCACAGACGAATTACCTGAACCACATCTGCCCCGAATGGCTCCAGAAATACGTCGGGTAcgggcagaaggagctggagcgCAAAG AGCCCCCTGATGTCCACGTGTCCGGAAGAGAGGAACACGGGATGCTGATCCTGTCCTGCCACGCGTACGGATTCTACCCCAACACCATCACAGTCAGCTGGATGAAGGAGGGTGAAACCTTGGATCAGGAGACGGAGTGGGGCGGGATCGTTCCCAACAGCGACGGCACCTTCCACACCTGGGCCAGGATCGAGGCGCTGCcggaggagcaggagcagtaCCGGTGCAGGGTGGAGCATCCCGGAATGCCAGAGCCCGGGATCTTCGCTTGGG AGCCGACATCTGGCGGGAATCTCTCCATGGTGGTCTCTGTGTCCGTCATCGCtgccatcctcatcctcatcttcatcgGATTCGGCGTCTGGAAGCTCCAATCCGGTAACACATGGGATGGGGGTCGGGAAGGGACACGGATCCACCCAGCACCGTTCTGGGAATCCTGTGACACCGATGCTGATCCCACTTTGTTTCCacagggaggagggacaggaatGGATACAACCCAGCAGCCGGTGAGTTCCAATGGTGGATCCAGCTCTGGATCCCCTCTGTGCGGATCCCAGGATGGATCCTGGGGTTAA
- the LOC118700764 gene encoding class I histocompatibility antigen, F10 alpha chain-like isoform X3 — MAGPEAALRAGPGLWAGPQRSSAMAPALALGLLLGLLGDPGGATKVLHSLHYLSVAVSEPSPGIPQFMSIGYLDGIPFARYDSERGRAEPLTQWMKDGVEPEYWESETQINVRNQHISARDLETLRERYNQSRGLHTNLRVYGCDLLSDGSVRGSERHSYDGRDFISFDLGSRRWVAADSAAEITRRRWEEEGTMAEAQTNYLNHICPEWLQKYVGYGQKELERKEPPDVHVSGREEHGMLILSCHAYGFYPNTITVSWMKEGETLDQETEWGGIVPNSDGTFHTWARIEALPEEQEQYRCRVEHPGMPEPGIFAWEPTSGGNLSMVVSVSVIAAILILIFIGFGVWKLQSGRRDRNGYNPAAGKDVGTNGLSTVITA, encoded by the exons ATGGCGGGGCCGGAGGCGGCTCTGCGGGcggggccagggctgtgggcGGGGCCGCAGCGGAGCAGCGCCATGGCTCCAGcgctggctctggggctgctcttggGGCTCCTGGGAGACCCGGGGGGCGCGACCAAAG tTCTCCACTCCCTGCATTACCTGAGTGTGGCAGTGTCAGAGCCCAGCCCGGGGATCCCCCAGTTCATGTCCATTGGGTACCTGGATGGGATCCCCTTCGCGCGCTACGACagcgagcggggccgggcagaGCCGCTGACACAGTGGATGAAGGATGGAGTCGAGCCGGAATATTGGGAGAGTGAGACCCAGATCAATGTGAGGAACCAGCACATCAGTGCCAGGGACCTGGAGACACTGCGGGAGCGATACAACCAGAGCAGGG GTCTCCATACAAACTTGCGAGTTTATGGCTGTGACCTCCTGTCCGATGGGAGTGTTCGTGGATCTGAGCGGCACAGCTACGATGGACGGGATTTCATCTCCTTTGACCTGGGATCCAGGAGATGGGTGGCGGCCGACAGCGCTGCTGAGATCACCAGGAGGCgctgggaagaggaagggaCCATGGCTGAGGCACAGACGAATTACCTGAACCACATCTGCCCCGAATGGCTCCAGAAATACGTCGGGTAcgggcagaaggagctggagcgCAAAG AGCCCCCTGATGTCCACGTGTCCGGAAGAGAGGAACACGGGATGCTGATCCTGTCCTGCCACGCGTACGGATTCTACCCCAACACCATCACAGTCAGCTGGATGAAGGAGGGTGAAACCTTGGATCAGGAGACGGAGTGGGGCGGGATCGTTCCCAACAGCGACGGCACCTTCCACACCTGGGCCAGGATCGAGGCGCTGCcggaggagcaggagcagtaCCGGTGCAGGGTGGAGCATCCCGGAATGCCAGAGCCCGGGATCTTCGCTTGGG AGCCGACATCTGGCGGGAATCTCTCCATGGTGGTCTCTGTGTCCGTCATCGCtgccatcctcatcctcatcttcatcgGATTCGGCGTCTGGAAGCTCCAATCCG ggaggagggacaggaatGGATACAACCCAGCAGCCG gaaaagatgTGGGAACCAATGGCTTGAGCACAG TAATCACCGCCTGA
- the LOC118700764 gene encoding class I histocompatibility antigen, F10 alpha chain-like isoform X1: MAGPEAALRAGPGLWAGPQRSSAMAPALALGLLLGLLGDPGGATKVLHSLHYLSVAVSEPSPGIPQFMSIGYLDGIPFARYDSERGRAEPLTQWMKDGVEPEYWESETQINVRNQHISARDLETLRERYNQSRGLHTNLRVYGCDLLSDGSVRGSERHSYDGRDFISFDLGSRRWVAADSAAEITRRRWEEEGTMAEAQTNYLNHICPEWLQKYVGYGQKELERKEPPDVHVSGREEHGMLILSCHAYGFYPNTITVSWMKEGETLDQETEWGGIVPNSDGTFHTWARIEALPEEQEQYRCRVEHPGMPEPGIFAWEPTSGGNLSMVVSVSVIAAILILIFIGFGVWKLQSGNTWDGGREGTRIHPAPFWESCDTDADPTLFPQGGGTGMDTTQQPVSSNGGSSSGSPLCGSQDGSWG; encoded by the exons ATGGCGGGGCCGGAGGCGGCTCTGCGGGcggggccagggctgtgggcGGGGCCGCAGCGGAGCAGCGCCATGGCTCCAGcgctggctctggggctgctcttggGGCTCCTGGGAGACCCGGGGGGCGCGACCAAAG tTCTCCACTCCCTGCATTACCTGAGTGTGGCAGTGTCAGAGCCCAGCCCGGGGATCCCCCAGTTCATGTCCATTGGGTACCTGGATGGGATCCCCTTCGCGCGCTACGACagcgagcggggccgggcagaGCCGCTGACACAGTGGATGAAGGATGGAGTCGAGCCGGAATATTGGGAGAGTGAGACCCAGATCAATGTGAGGAACCAGCACATCAGTGCCAGGGACCTGGAGACACTGCGGGAGCGATACAACCAGAGCAGGG GTCTCCATACAAACTTGCGAGTTTATGGCTGTGACCTCCTGTCCGATGGGAGTGTTCGTGGATCTGAGCGGCACAGCTACGATGGACGGGATTTCATCTCCTTTGACCTGGGATCCAGGAGATGGGTGGCGGCCGACAGCGCTGCTGAGATCACCAGGAGGCgctgggaagaggaagggaCCATGGCTGAGGCACAGACGAATTACCTGAACCACATCTGCCCCGAATGGCTCCAGAAATACGTCGGGTAcgggcagaaggagctggagcgCAAAG AGCCCCCTGATGTCCACGTGTCCGGAAGAGAGGAACACGGGATGCTGATCCTGTCCTGCCACGCGTACGGATTCTACCCCAACACCATCACAGTCAGCTGGATGAAGGAGGGTGAAACCTTGGATCAGGAGACGGAGTGGGGCGGGATCGTTCCCAACAGCGACGGCACCTTCCACACCTGGGCCAGGATCGAGGCGCTGCcggaggagcaggagcagtaCCGGTGCAGGGTGGAGCATCCCGGAATGCCAGAGCCCGGGATCTTCGCTTGGG AGCCGACATCTGGCGGGAATCTCTCCATGGTGGTCTCTGTGTCCGTCATCGCtgccatcctcatcctcatcttcatcgGATTCGGCGTCTGGAAGCTCCAATCCGGTAACACATGGGATGGGGGTCGGGAAGGGACACGGATCCACCCAGCACCGTTCTGGGAATCCTGTGACACCGATGCTGATCCCACTTTGTTTCCacagggaggagggacaggaatGGATACAACCCAGCAGCCGGTGAGTTCCAATGGTGGATCCAGCTCTGGATCCCCTCTGTGCGGATCCCAGGATGGATCCTGGGGTTAA